The Candidatus Zixiibacteriota bacterium genome contains the following window.
TGAACAACTGTCGATCCCGATAGATGATCTCGGCGACGCCCGCTGGTATCTTCTGGAAAACCAGGAGTACACCATGCTCTTTCTTGATAACCGGGCCATCTCCGTCGACCTGCCGGCATCGGTGATTCTGGAAGTTGTCCATACCGAGCCCTCGGTGCGCGGCGACACTGTCAGCAACGTTACCAAGCCGGCCAAACTGCAGACCGGCCTGGAAGTCAAAGTGCCGCCGTTTATCAAAGAGGGGGACAAAGTCAAAGTAGATACGCGCAGCGGCGAGTACCTCGAGCGGTCCAATTAGGCGATGACAGTCACGGGGAACGTGATCGGGGTGGACGAATCGGGGAAGGGCGACTTTTTCGGACCGCTGGTAGTCGCCGGGCTACTCGCCGGTGATTCTGATCTTCCCATGCTGGCCGAGATTGGCGTGCGTGACTCCAAGCGGCTCACCGAC
Protein-coding sequences here:
- the efp gene encoding elongation factor P, giving the protein MYTSSDFRKGLPILVDGEPYYVISYLHIKMGRGGANVRTKLKHIITGAVVEKVFSPDEAFKPPDLERRKMQYLYENSGEFSFMDANTYEQLSIPIDDLGDARWYLLENQEYTMLFLDNRAISVDLPASVILEVVHTEPSVRGDTVSNVTKPAKLQTGLEVKVPPFIKEGDKVKVDTRSGEYLERSN